In Providencia hangzhouensis, the DNA window TTTTGTAAGTTGCATTTTCTAAGTAATATGATAAGAACTTAGAGAATTATCGGCTACACAGCCCGCCTAATATGTAAAATAATTCAAGATGTACTTTGAAAGCCACTTAGTTTTTATGTCTATATTCCAATATGGCATTAGCAGGATATATTTTAAAATATAATGACGTCATTTAAGCATAAATGAATGGCTAATTACTCTTCCATAGAATGGACGAGTAATTATCATTTTTTATAAATAGCTTTCATTATATCGTAAATATAAAAATCTGTAATTTAGCTATAAATGCTTAAATTGTGTTTATTTTTAAAATTTTGTATTATCCTTCATCCTAAAAAAACAGAAACAAGTGGAATCAAAAACAGACTGTCGATGAAAGTTATTTTTCATAATTTTGTGATATTCATCTAGTAAAATGAATAATAAGCTTTCTTAACGTTATGGTTTTGTTATGTTTGGTACTTGTAGATAATAAATCCATTTCTTGCTACTTTAAAAATTTAGTAATTTACTAATTGTAACAGTTTAACTGGCTTTTTAACGTACTGATATTTTGTCGAATTAGAGAGTTTTAGAGATAAAATTGACTGTTTTTACCATTTTTTACATAAAAGTATCATTTATACTGGGTTTATCACTTTTTATCGAGTTTAATTGTATCAATAACATTAATATTGTTACAGTGTTAAATAATTCTATTTATTTCCTTTATTTTTAGGTTATACATCGGCTATATAGGTCTTTTTTAGATGAATATTCCAAGGGTTTAGGCATATCCTCTGGAATATTACTATGCAGTGATACACACGTTGCGTGTAACTTTGTGATATTAAAGTATTATTTTGATTTTAATACGGAAATGTATAGCGTGAAATACTTTGTTACATAGTTGCAATGTCAATTTAGGACTAGTTGAAACTAATTATAAGGGTAGTATATCATTCTGTTAGATATATGCTGAATCGTCTGTAGCATTATCAATGTTATACACATAAATATAAAAAATAAAATATGTAGATAATTATCTGCTAATTTTTATTTCCTTAAATATAAATTGAAGCGAGAATGTTTATGAACACGAAATATCCTGTCGCTTGTGCAGTTGGACAAAAAATAAAAGCCCTTAGAAGAGCTCAAGGCTTTACTGTTTTTCAGTTAGCTAAAGAGATAGATATAAGTGAACAGCAGCTATTTCGTTACGAGCGTGGTGTGAATCGTATCGATATAGATTGTCTAGTTCGAGTATTAAAAGTTTTAGACGTTAACATGGGTGAGTTTTTTAGTGAAGTCCTGCAAGAGGATACTCAAGTAGATGAGAGCACGGGTAATCAGGGGTTTGAAAGCTCTGCATATACTCTGGTGTAACTAAATATCTATATTGTTTTAGAATGAAACGTAATTCGCTTTAATTCTTAATTGTTTCAATTAGGAACATAAATTAAATATACCTGCTATTTATAGCTTAAAATGACAATAGCTGTTTTTATCTTATGTTTCATTAAAGAACAAATAAAAGCCCGAAAGGGCTTTTATTTTTGTATCCTTAAAATAATTATTACTTAAGATTTTACTCAATATCTAAGAAAAATATTGGGTAAGATATTTATGCTCTGTTAACCTTCCTGCTCTTTGATTGGCTCTAATATTACGGTTACGATACGTGTGCCTATCATCTCTCCAATTCTTAATTGCAGTTGATCTAATTTTATGATGGTATCTTGCAAAGGTTCCGATATAGAAGCGTAAATAAATTGGTTAAGAGTCCTTTCATCACTATTATCAATTTGGATACCATAAGATGAGTAGATCTCATTTAATCGAGTCGTTCCTTTTAGACTTAGCCCTGTATCGGGAAGTTCAATAGGAGTGTGTTCAGAGATGTTTTTTTCTGAAAAAAGGCGTTCAAGAAAAATACGATTTTCAGGTTTAAGAACAACGAATAAATGGTCTTCAGCATGAAAGGTAGTTGAACCCCTTGGAGGTAAAACACTTTTTTCACGCGTAATCATTGCAATGACAGTTTGGTCAGGTAATGCAAGTTGTGATAATCGGCGACCCACTGCAGAGCAATCCTCTCCTAATGTATATTCCACTAAATCTGCGTCTATTTGTTCTACTGCGGTAATATCTAAAGTGGCCGCAGGGATCAATGGAGGTGGCTGCATTAAATTTAATTTACGTGCAACGTAAGGCAAGGTTGAGCCTTGTAAGGTTGCTGAAATTAATACCACAAAGAAAACCACGTCAAAAATTAAATGGGCATTAGGTAGCCCGTAGATAAACGGGAAAATAGCAAGAATAATAGGAACAGAGCCACGTAACCCTACCCAAGAAATTAATGTTATTTCAGGTTTAGGGAAACCAAATAATTTTAGAACAGGTATTACAGCCAATGGCCTCGCGATAAACGTTAAGACCAGAGCAATAATTAAGCCTTCAAGCCAGACTTCAATAAGAGAACTTGGGTTGACAAGTAACCCTAGCATAACGAACATGATAATTTGGCTTAGCCATGCTAATCCATCATGGAACAAAAATGTATTGCGTTGAAAAACAAACCGATGATTACCAATCACAACACCAGTGACAAAAATAGATAAAAACCCACTGCCTTCTAAATTACTGGCGAGACCGAAAGATAGTAGTCCACATGCAGCGACAAGCACAGGATACAAACCAGTAGCTAATAGCTTAATCTTATTGATAATTTTGACTGAAACCCAGCCAACGCTCAAGCCAACAACAGTACCTATTCCCATTTGGCTAAAAAACAGCAGAATTAATTCACTACCTGAAGCTTGTGGGTTCATTAAAAGTTGTAATAAACCAACAGTTAAAAATATGGCCGTAGGGTCATTTGTTGCACTTTCTATTTCTAAAGTGGATTGCAATCGTTCATTTAAATAGATCCCCGCGTTGCGCAGTAAGGAAAAAACGGCGGCGGCATCGGTAGAACCTACTATAGCGCCTAGTAATAGCCCTTCAAGCAGAGGAACGCCGAGAATATAGGCAGCAGCGAGACCTGTCACACCTGCGGTGACAAGAACGCCTAATGTTGCTAGTGTAAAAGATGGTTTCCAAACTAGACGAATTGATTTTACTGATGTTTGTAGACCCCCATCAAATAAAATTAAAGCAAGGGCGAGAGAACCAACGGCATAGGAAACATTCACGTTATCAAATGTAATCTTACCTATCCCGTCTTCGCCTGCTAACATGCCAATAAACAAAAACATGACTAGCATAGGTAAACCGAGCCTAGCAGACAATTTGCTAGAGAAAATTCCCAAAAGAATGAGTATAGAAATCAATAAAATGAGTTGTTCAATAGTTGGCATAATCAGTTTAATCTGTAAGTGAATAAAACGCTGACGATGCATCGTAAAGCGCGCGTAGAAAGCAAAAAATGAAAAAACAGCAAGACGACTAAATATACATAGAGAATAGATTATTTTAGCGAAAAGCTGATAATATCCATTAAAAAGTATATCTACATGATTATAATATAAATAAATTTAAATAATTTGATTATTTATCGCATTTTTTATTATTAAAGTGAGTTAAATCACGTAAAAAAACGATAAATTTGAATAAGTAAGCACCGCAGTTCACTTTATTTTTAATTTTTTAACTAAAGATAATTTTGAAATGAGGGACATAAGCATTGAGGGGGAAAATAGGCACTTATAAAGTAAGGTAAAAGATAGAAGGCCGAATATTCTTTCGACCTTCACCATCTAATTAATGGTAGCGCGCTTTTTTAGCTAAATAGTCACCAATAAATTGCATGCCTTGTACTATAATTACCAATGTAACAACGGTGATAGCCATTGCGACATTATCAAAACGTTGGTAGCCGTAGTTTAGAGCTAAGTCACCAACGCCACCACCACCAACGGCCCCTGCCATCGCGGTTGCACCGACTAAAGTAATACTTGCAGCGGTTAAACTTAAAATTAATGATGACTTTGCTTCTGGTAAAATAAAATGCCAAACAATTTGCCAATTAGTCGCTCCCATAGAATCAGCCGCTTCAATAATACCCGAATGTACACTGAGTAATGAATTTTCAACTAAGCGTGCGGTATAGGGCGCAATAAAAATGACTAATGGCACTATTGCTGCAGTTGTTCCTATTGAAGTTCCCACCATAAAGCGTGTGAGAGGGATCATAGCAACTAATAAGATGATAAAAGGCAGTGAGCGAATAATATTAATAATCGGGTTCACTATACGATAAATACATTTATTTTCCCAAATACCGTCTGGTCTCGTTACAACAAGTACGATACCTAATAAGATCCCAAATATAGAACCTAATACGAGCGCAACGCTAACCATCGTAAAAGTTTCTGACATCGCTAATAAAAACTGTTTAGTTGTTAAAGCGGTTTCGAATAATTGTGTCATAGTGCCCCCTTATTAACTGCAACTCCACGTTGGCGAAGAAAAGAAACGGCATCTTCAATTTTTTCTTTATCACCAATAAATTGGACAAACATACTGCCTAGCACGACACCACTAATTTCTTTCATATTGGCAAACAAAATATTTATTTTGACAATTTCTTTCAGTATTAACTCATTAACAACAGGTTGTTGCGCAGAGGACCCTAAAAATTCAAGACGATAAACATCTTGTTGGTGTTCTAAGTTATGTAGAACGCGTTCTGGAATTTCTTCATTTAACACTGTCCCTACAAATTTTCTGGTTGTGTCTTGATGCGGATTTGCAAAAATATCAAGTACAGTTCCTTCTTCGACAATTTTTCCTGATTCCATAACGGCTACACGGTTACAGATTTCTTCAATGACTTCCATTTCATGAGTTACGAGCAAGATAGTAATATTTTGCTCTTGATTGATTTTTTTTAATAATTGCAAAATTGAGCGAGTTGTTTGTGGGTCAAGGGCTGAAGTGGCTTCATCACATAACAAAATTTGTGGGTTATTGATCAAAGCACGAGCAATACCAACACGCTGCTTTTGCCCACCGGATAGCTGCCCAGGGTATTGGTGTTTTTTATCGCTAAGTTCGACATATTCAAGAATGCTATCAACTCGCCGAGTGATTTCTTGTTTATCGACACCTGAAAGTAATAAGGGCATCGCAATATTTTGAGCAACAGTTTTAGTTTCTAGCAAATTGAAATGCTGGAAAATCATACCAATGCTTTTTTTATGTGAACGAGTTTCTGCAGGAGTATGTTCAGCAATATTTTGGCCATTAATAATAACTGCCCCACTGGTTGGTTTTTCTAATTGATTAACCAAACGAATAAGTGAACTTTTACCAGCCCCGCTATAACCAATAAACCCAAAGATATCACCTTTATTGATATGCAAATTAATGTCTTGCAATGCAACTAAAGACTGCCCATCTTTTTCATAGACTTTTTGAATGTTTTGAAAGGTAATCATAATCTACTCTACACTATCAGCTAATTTCACACGTTCTGAAGGCGGTACAGCGGGTTGCCACTCATCCCCCAATAATTCAGCTTCTTGGCTATTTTTGACTTGCTCAAGGTGTTGTTCTTGATGACTCAAGTACAATTGAGCTGCAATATGGTCAGCCAATCGTTCTGCCCCAATATTCGTTCCAGGGATTAACCCTATGACCGGGCCCATACTAAGCGATGCACTTAAGTTAAAACAATATAACTGATTGATTTTTAATGTGTCTGACTTGTTTTTAGCTTGAAATTCAAAATGATTACCTAAATAAGGGTGTGAAGCTAACTCTGCATTTTCTTCATGAATGGATGGCGTGTATGCATCCCCCCATGTTTTAACTAGCGGAGATAATTGATGAAAAGCGCTGTGTTTGGACCAATTAATCCGATAGCCAGTTGCCAAGATTAAATAATCTAATACGAATTTGTCTGTCGTTGTTGTGACATGCAATTTTTTATTTTTCAATTCAATAAATTTAACTTGGGTATTGAAATTGAAATAAGCATTTTTATGGCGAGAAACTCTCAACGTGCTGCCATGGGGAGCTGGCGTTTTGGCTTTGGCAACATAATCGGTGTAATGCCACTTCTGAGCATCTGTAAAATAGGCATACGCATTGGTAAATCCTGCACTTCCAGCAACTTTTCCTCGATTTACTCGGGGCATGTCGCTAGCACGAATTAAAATTTCAACCGAATTAGCACCATTTTCTAATGCCGTTGCTGAGCTATCCATAGCGCCGGCACTATAACCAACAACACCAATGTCTAAGCCTTTAAAACGACGATAGTCAGTACCTGCATATGAATGTTCCCAATAGGTCGTTGGGATATCATTCATAAAACTAGGGATATTAGCTTCACTAAAAGACTCCATACCCGTCGATAAAATAACATGTTGCGCTTGATAACTGACCGTTCCTTCTGGGGTATCAAAAATTAATTCACGGTAGTTATCGTTTAATTGCACATCCACTAACCGATATTGATTAAGCACATAGGGTTCTGTCATGGTTTTATACCATTGCAAGTATTCTCCCCACTGCAAACGTGGGATTTTATCGAGTTCATCCCATTTTTGAATGCCAAACTGGGCTTTAAACCAAGCCTGAAAAGTTAAAGAGGGGGATGCAAGCGCAGGGCCAACCACATGTTTTGGGGAACGTAGTGTTTCCATTAGTGCAGGGGTTTGCCATGGGCCTTCTTTGCCGGCAGGGGCTTGATCGAAAACAATCGCGTTGATACCGCGTAATTTCAGGGCGAATGCTGCTGTAATACCTGACATACCCGCACCAATGATAGCGACATCAACAACTTGGTTTTCAGGGTTATTTTTTGATAATGACCAAGACGTTATTGGTAAATTTAGATACTGCAAATCTTGTTTTATTTGCGCTTCTAATGCCTCTAAACCCATAATCAGTTCCATTGAATTACTCCTTACCTTCTACTATTTCAAAGGGTTCACCCAGCGATAACATCAAGCGGTTTGCCCATGAAAAGAAGGCCGTCGATTGAACTAAATCGAGTAATTCAAGTTCAGATAAGCCCAAAGTTTGTAGTGTTTTTATTTGTGGTGCTGTGGCTTGGATAGGGGTTGCAGACAAGGATGCGACTAAGTCTGTGATGGCTAACAATCTGTCATCAAAGCCTTCAGCAAGAATTGAACCGGTCGCAGTGGCTAATAGCTTATCGACATCAGTGCGTCGTTCTTTTGCATACTGACTGGCTTTTCTTGCATGAACAGAAGCGCAATAAATGCAGCCATTAACTTTACTCGTTACCGCCGCAGCGAATTCCCGCTCCCAACGAGGTAGCCCTTCAGTGGTGTAAAATACCCCACGGTCAACTAAGGTTCGTAATTCTAAAATTTTGCTTTGATGTGCGAGTAGTAAAAAATATTCAGAGTTTAATTGGCCAAATTTTTTCATAACCTGAGCTTCTTCAACAGACAATGTCTTCGTATCCCTTGCTGAAATCCAAGCTTCCCATCCTAAGTTATCTTGTGTAAAAGCGGTTGGAGAAGAGTTCCCTTTTCGGGTTAATAGTTGATGGTTCCATTTACCAGCCACAACTTTGGACGAATTACTTGTAAGGCTGCTATTATCTGTCAGTAAAAGGATCCCTTCGATTAGCCGAGCTTGATAGGTGACATAAGTTATTAATTGGGCAAGTAAAATGATGTCACTCTCTTGCCAACCTTGTTCAGTTAATGCAGCAATTAATTGGTAATGGGTGTCTTTAGGTGATTGCGTTAAAATTTGCAGATATTCTTTTGCTGTGGAAAGTGGTTGGGTAAGAGGTTCATCAGGAATTGAGTCTATTAATTGCAAATAAAATTCAGCGAGACGGGGACTTCCCGTTATTTTCGCGACTTCATGAGCAAAATAATATTTCACATCATTTGTGAGAAGTGTCGATGGCGTAGAAAAAATAGCTTCAAATACGGCTTGAGTATTTTCAGTCGCGACTGAGCGTTCATGGCGAATTTTAGCTAGATTGGAATCTGGTGTTAAATTAGTTAAATAATTAATTACATCATTATAGGAAATAGTCATAAAGCAACTCACTTTTTTTAAACGTTTTTATCTCCTTCATTACATATCAATCACATCACTAATCGAACGATCTATTTGTTATATATTTATAACCAAAAAGAATTACAAGTGACTCTTATATTACTTTTGTATTAAGTTATAACGATATAGTCTAAGTTGTGCTCTTTAATTATGATTATACTGCCCAAAATATCTTTACAGGGTTGTTACATATGTTAAAACAAAAAATAATAGGTTTATCTTTAATTACTACTGCTTTAGTTGTGTTGGCTGGGTGTGGCGATAATAGTGAAAAAGATAATCCTAATAAAAAACAAATTACAATAGGCTTTGGTGTTGGCAATTATATTGACCAAGTGGATAAAGGTATTGTACCGATTTTAGAAAAAAAAGGTTATACCGTTAATTTACGCCAATTTTCACAGAATAGGCAAATAAACCCTGCTTTTGAAGAAGGCTCTATTGATGCTTCTGTAAATCAAAGCCGTGCCTATATGGAGGCTTATAACAAAAAAAATAATATTAACATGGTGGCATTGACAGACTCACCGAGTGCGCCTCAAAGCCTGCGGTCAAATAAACATAAAACGCTGGATGATGTGAAAGATGGTATGATTGTTGCGTTATCTAATGACCCCGTTAATGCAGAGCGTGGCGCTAGGATCCTGGAAAAGTTAGGTTGGATTACAATTAAGCCTGATGTGAGTACATTAAGTTTTAGTGTTAATGATATCTCCCCAAATGAATATAACTTAGATATTCGAGAAACCGATGCGGCTCAAGGGTTGCGATTATTAGATGATGTTGATTTTGTTGTTGTGAATGGTAACTATGTGGCAAGTGCTGGCCAACGTATTGCTGATGGTTTAGTTGTAGAAAACTCACCGCTAGAGCATCGCGTTATTGTGACTGTCATGCAAAAAGACCTAGATGCTCAGTGGGCAAAAGATTTGAAAGAAGCTTTTGAATCTAAAGAGTATGCAGATTATATTCGTTCTCAGCGTATTTATGATGGTTTTATTGAACCTGACAGCTGGAACAAATACCCTAAATAAAATCCTAGTCTATTTTTTTATTATTAATATTATGTTAACCACTAATTTTTATTAATTAGTGGTTTTTTGCTATAAAAGATAAATATCTTACTGATTTAATATGAAAAAGATTCGTGTTGAATTTGTAGACAACAGGATGTTTTTTCGTTATTTAATAGGTTAGGAAAGGCATTATAAAAATAGTCTGTAGATAATTTTATTTAGAAAATAGAACTGACAGGGGAAAATATGAGCAATGAATTAATTGATGCATTTAATGTAATAAAATCTAAAAAATGGGTTGATTTGACACATAGCTTCGATAAAGACTCACCGCATTTTTTTATGTTTGACTCTGCTGAGTTTAAAACATTATTTGGCTATCCAGAAGGTTTCTTTGCACAGCAATTTACATTTCCAGGACAATATGGCACCCATATTGATGCTCCCTGTCATTTCGTTGAAGGGAAACGTTATTTACATGAGCTTGAATTAAAAGAACTTGTTCTGCCATTGATTGTTATTGACCAGTCTGAAAGGGCAAAAGAAGATCCTAATTTTGCATTTTCTCTTGATGATGTCCTTAATTTTGAAGCGAAATATGGCCGAATTGAATCAGGGAGTTTTGTTGCATTACGTACTGACTGGAGTAAACGTTGGCCATCACAAGAGCTGATGGATAATAAAGATGACGAGGGCAATAACCAAATACCGGGTTGGGGAATGGATGCACTTAAATTTTTATTTGAAGAACGCGGAATAAAAGCGATTGGCCATGAAACATTTGATACTGATGCAGCAAAAGATTTTCGAAAAAATAATGCGTTACTTGGTGAGTATTATGTATTAGAACAGGATACATACCAAGTTGAATTACTGGCTAATTTGGACCAAGTCCCCACTCGTGGTGCTGTAATTTTTAATATTGTTGCTAAACCAAACAATGCTAGTGGTTTTCCTGTTCGTTCTTTTGCAATACTGCCATAGAATTTATAATTATAACCAATCTGCTAATGTAATAGCAGATTGGCTAAAACGACTATAAAGCAAATAAAATCCATGCAGCAGCTAATAACATACACAAGAGTGCTACAACTCCCCCTGATTTAGAAAACTCACCAAAAGAAATTTTCACGCCATATGCCGCTGATTGTTCGACCACAATAATGCCAGCAAGACTACCGAAAACCAGTAAGTTGCTTGAAAAACCAGAACCCAAAACGAGAGCGGCTCCTAACGAATCGGCATTACCTTCAGGTGTTAAGAAGGGAACGAGTAACATGACTGAAGGGTTGTTTCCAACGATAGTACTTAGAACACCAGTAACTAAAAATAGGGCTAATGGATTGTTGAGATCCACACCATAGCTTCGCAAATCAGTTAATAATTGCTGAGGAAGACCTGTGGCGGCAAAAGCGGCATTGACGACAAATAATCCCATGATGAGTAATAAAAGATTGCCATCGACGAGTTTAAGCATATCACTCGAGGCAATGGATCTATTTAATAATAAAAATCCAGCAGCCGTTAACGCTATAAGTTCTTTAGGAATATCTGTCACAATAAAGGTAATGATAACTGCGAAAGTAATAACGCCAGCTTTTGCTGTTTCCCATACATTTAATGTTTCTTGGGTGGTTTTAGGGGGAGTTGATAGCGCATTTTCTTTAGTCAAATACCAACGATTACGATATAACCAAACAAGTACCAACCATGTTAATGGTAAGGAAAGCAGGGCTGGTATTGCAGACGCCTGTAATAAGCCAACAAACGAGATATCGAGTCCTTGCGCTGCGATCATATTCTGTGGGCTACCAATTAATGAGCCCGCCGCTCCGTTATTAGCTGCGAAACAAAAGCCAAGCAAAAAAGGAATTGGGTTTAAACCGCGAGATAAACTAATTGATACTAATAATGGTGTCATAGCGACAACAACAACATCATTCGTGAGCAATGCAGAAAGAAAGCCGCCGACAAGAATTAAAACAGCCAGTAATATTGGTGGGGAAACTTTTAGCATGGCTACCCGGTTTGCGGTCCAGCTATAAAAACCAGAAACAACGAAAGAAGCAGAAACGACCATAAGCCCAAATAACATACCAATAGTTCGGTAATCAATAGCATTCCATGCATGGGGAGGGGTAATACTATCGATAGCCATCATAGCTAAAGCACCAATAACCGCAGCGCCAGTTCTATCAACTTTGAAGCCAGGTAGCTTACCAAAGCCCATCGCAATATAAACCAAAAGAAAAACAATAACGGTTAACGTCATGATGTTCACATTTTAATTAAGAAAATTAGAGGTAATTTATCGGTGAACACCTGACGAAGCAAGGCTAAATAATGTATTGATAATAATGCGTTGCTGTTGATTCTATTTAAGACTATCTCAAAAAGACAGTGGCTATAATGAAATAGAAAATACGTTTAGTAATTTTATTACAAAATTGAGAAATGATCTGTGCGGATGAGAAAATGTTGGCAGTTCACTGGGTAGAAAAAGATAAATAGAAAATAAATCGTGATGGTTGTCACTAATTTAAGATAAATTGAGATTTTTATTTTGTGATTCAAATCACGAAAAAAGGTTTTTTAGTGCAAAAAAAGAGCAATGTAATTTAGTAACACGATTTTTTTGTGATCTTTGTCAATATAAAGATGGGGTAAGTAGGGGGTGGATGGTGATGATGGTCACAAAAAGGCCCGCGTGGTGCGAATCTGATCAAGCTCATGCTAGAGTGAAAGTGTTGAAAAAATCACAGACGTTATTTGGCGATAACGTTACAACTTTATCATTTTCGTACCACGGGGTTCTGTCATGGTAACATCAAATATCAAATTAAAGGTACAGAATTTTGGGCGTTTCCTCAGTAATATGGTTATGCCTAATATCGGTGCCTTTATCGCTTGGGGATTAATAACGGCGTTATTCATCCCAACTGGCTGGTGGCCTAATGAGACATTAGCTCAACTTGTTGGCCCTATGATCACTTATTTATTACCACTATTAATCGGTTATACTGGTGGCCGTTTAGTTGGTGGAGAGCGGGGCGGAATAGTCGGCGCAATAACAACAATGGGGGTAATTGTTGGTGCTGACATGCCAATGTTTATGGGGGCAATGATTGCTGGCCCATTAGGCGGATATGCAATAAAACGTTTTGATTTGTGGATAGAAGGCAAAGTTAAAACAGGTTTTGAAATGTTGGTGAATAATTTTTCCTCCGGCATTATCGGCATGTTATTAGTCATTTTGGCTTATTTAGCTATTGGGCCTCTTGTTGCGGGGCTATCCAAAATATTGGCAGCAGGCGTGAATGTGATGGTGGAGAATAATTTACTTCCACTCACGTCTATTTTTGTTGAGCCCGCCAAGATATTATTTCTAAATAACGCGATTAACCACGGTATTTTCTCACCCTTAGGTATTCAACAAGCGACTGAAACTGGCGCATCTATTTTCTTTCTTATTGAAGCCAACCCTGGACCGGGTTTAGGTGTTTTACTTGCTTACATGTTTTTTGGTAAAGGAAATGCGAAGCAATCTGCACCAGGAGCCGCAATTATTCACTTTTTTGGTGGGATACATGAGATTTATTTCCCCTATGTCTTAATGAACCCTCGGTTAATTCTTGCAGTTATTCTGGGTGGGATGACAGGAGTGTTTGTTATGAACCTTTTTCATGCTGGGTTAGTCTCTCCTGCATCACCGGGTTCAATATTTGCAGTTCTGCTGATGACGCCTAAGTCATCATTGGTCGGTGTGATTTTATCAGTCACCAGTGCGACGTTAGTTTCCTTTATTGTTTCCGCGATTTTATTAAAGAAAACTCGCATAGGTGATGATGATGAGCTCGAAAATGCTACGAAAAAAATGCGTAATATGAAATCGCAATCAAAATCATCGGCAGCAGTAGAAATCAATCAAAATACCTCTGTTAATTTAGCAGAAGTACGCAACATTATTGTAGCTTGTGATGCAGGAATGGGTTCTAGTGCCATGGGAGCAGGGGTATTAGCTAAAAAGGTGCGTGATGCGGGCTTATTAGGAATTTCTGTTACGAACATGGCAATTAACGACCTGCCGGATAACGTTGATATTGTGATAACGCATAAAGATTTAACACAAAGAGCGAAAACATTTGCACCAAATGCAATGCATATATCGTTGACTAATTTCCTAGATAGCCAAACGTATAATGATCTTGTAACAAACTTAATAGCTAAAAAAAATCCTAAAGCAGCAAATGATGGACGACTGATTAAACAAACGATTATTGCAGCAAATGATGAATCCTATGAAATGGAAGATCATGATGATGCGATATTTACATTGAGTGCAAAGCATATTCATTTAAACCTATCTGCACAGAATAAAATGCAAGCCATTCAATTTGCGGGGCAAAAATTAGTTGAGGGTGGCTATGTTGAGCCTGACTATATTGAGGCGATGTTAGCTCGCGAAAAACTGACTTCAACCTATCTAGGTGAATCTATTGCTGTTCCTCATGGCACCATAGAAGCAAAAGATCGAGTATTAAAAACTGGCATTGTTATTTGCCAATATCCTGAAGGCGTACAATTTGGTGAAGAACCTGATGAAATTGCCCGCTTAGTTATTGGTATTGCAGCACAAAATAATGAGCACATTGAAGTTATCACACGAATTACTTCCGCTTTAGATGAAGATGGGGTTATTGAGCGTTTATGTGAAACCCAAGATGTTCAGGAAGTACTCGAAATTTTAGCGTCTCAAAGTGCAG includes these proteins:
- a CDS encoding potassium/proton antiporter; the protein is MHRQRFIHLQIKLIMPTIEQLILLISILILLGIFSSKLSARLGLPMLVMFLFIGMLAGEDGIGKITFDNVNVSYAVGSLALALILFDGGLQTSVKSIRLVWKPSFTLATLGVLVTAGVTGLAAAYILGVPLLEGLLLGAIVGSTDAAAVFSLLRNAGIYLNERLQSTLEIESATNDPTAIFLTVGLLQLLMNPQASGSELILLFFSQMGIGTVVGLSVGWVSVKIINKIKLLATGLYPVLVAACGLLSFGLASNLEGSGFLSIFVTGVVIGNHRFVFQRNTFLFHDGLAWLSQIIMFVMLGLLVNPSSLIEVWLEGLIIALVLTFIARPLAVIPVLKLFGFPKPEITLISWVGLRGSVPIILAIFPFIYGLPNAHLIFDVVFFVVLISATLQGSTLPYVARKLNLMQPPPLIPAATLDITAVEQIDADLVEYTLGEDCSAVGRRLSQLALPDQTVIAMITREKSVLPPRGSTTFHAEDHLFVVLKPENRIFLERLFSEKNISEHTPIELPDTGLSLKGTTRLNEIYSSYGIQIDNSDERTLNQFIYASISEPLQDTIIKLDQLQLRIGEMIGTRIVTVILEPIKEQEG
- a CDS encoding methionine ABC transporter ATP-binding protein, with amino-acid sequence MITFQNIQKVYEKDGQSLVALQDINLHINKGDIFGFIGYSGAGKSSLIRLVNQLEKPTSGAVIINGQNIAEHTPAETRSHKKSIGMIFQHFNLLETKTVAQNIAMPLLLSGVDKQEITRRVDSILEYVELSDKKHQYPGQLSGGQKQRVGIARALINNPQILLCDEATSALDPQTTRSILQLLKKINQEQNITILLVTHEMEVIEEICNRVAVMESGKIVEEGTVLDIFANPHQDTTRKFVGTVLNEEIPERVLHNLEHQQDVYRLEFLGSSAQQPVVNELILKEIVKINILFANMKEISGVVLGSMFVQFIGDKEKIEDAVSFLRQRGVAVNKGAL
- a CDS encoding FAD/NAD(P)-binding protein, which encodes MELIMGLEALEAQIKQDLQYLNLPITSWSLSKNNPENQVVDVAIIGAGMSGITAAFALKLRGINAIVFDQAPAGKEGPWQTPALMETLRSPKHVVGPALASPSLTFQAWFKAQFGIQKWDELDKIPRLQWGEYLQWYKTMTEPYVLNQYRLVDVQLNDNYRELIFDTPEGTVSYQAQHVILSTGMESFSEANIPSFMNDIPTTYWEHSYAGTDYRRFKGLDIGVVGYSAGAMDSSATALENGANSVEILIRASDMPRVNRGKVAGSAGFTNAYAYFTDAQKWHYTDYVAKAKTPAPHGSTLRVSRHKNAYFNFNTQVKFIELKNKKLHVTTTTDKFVLDYLILATGYRINWSKHSAFHQLSPLVKTWGDAYTPSIHEENAELASHPYLGNHFEFQAKNKSDTLKINQLYCFNLSASLSMGPVIGLIPGTNIGAERLADHIAAQLYLSHQEQHLEQVKNSQEAELLGDEWQPAVPPSERVKLADSVE
- a CDS encoding helix-turn-helix domain-containing protein; the encoded protein is MNTKYPVACAVGQKIKALRRAQGFTVFQLAKEIDISEQQLFRYERGVNRIDIDCLVRVLKVLDVNMGEFFSEVLQEDTQVDESTGNQGFESSAYTLV
- a CDS encoding methionine ABC transporter permease; protein product: MTQLFETALTTKQFLLAMSETFTMVSVALVLGSIFGILLGIVLVVTRPDGIWENKCIYRIVNPIINIIRSLPFIILLVAMIPLTRFMVGTSIGTTAAIVPLVIFIAPYTARLVENSLLSVHSGIIEAADSMGATNWQIVWHFILPEAKSSLILSLTAASITLVGATAMAGAVGGGGVGDLALNYGYQRFDNVAMAITVVTLVIIVQGMQFIGDYLAKKARYH